Genomic window (Verrucomicrobiia bacterium):
ACGGCACGCTCGTACCGCGTCCGTTTGCCAACCCGGCCAAAAACCAACGGCATCATGACATTCTCCGTGGCCGTGTAATTGGGCTGTAAATTGAAAGACTGGAAAACAAACCCAATGTGCTTGTTACGATATTCGGACAAGTGCTTGTCATTGACCTGAGAGAGGTCCTCTCCTTCTACCATAACGGTACCGCTGTCAGGGTTATCCAGACCGCCAATAATGTTGGCCAATGTGGATTTTCCTGAGCCGGAAGGGCCTGTAATCGCCACAAACTCCCCCTCCTTGATTGCAAGGGAGATGTTATTCAAGGCATGGAGCGTTTCATCGCCAATTTTGTACGTCTTCGTGACGCCATTCAACTGAATCAATGCTTCTTGGGGCATGGGTGCACACTATTTTGCTTCTCCCTTCAGTGTACTCTTGCCAAGCATCCTAGCGAAAGCATTGGTGCAAATGCCGCAGGGGCACCACATTGACAACTTGCTTTATCCCTGGTATTTTATTGTCCCAAAACAGATTGGGCAAAAGCCCCGGCTTTTGCGGAGGGTTCTCACGGGAGAGTTTATGAAGAGTGTGGTTCAACGTTTCTCACAGGCAGCACATAGCAGCCGTGCGGTTTATCCGCTCAACGAATGCACTTTTAAGGCGCCAGCCACCAACACCGAGGTTAGAGGGTTCATTGTCACCTTCGTTGCCCAGGGAAGAAAAGGGACTCGCACACCCTTTGTCCTGGATAGCATCGCGAAAGAAGACCTTGCTTCCCTCAGGGAGGATGAAACATTCTGCA
Coding sequences:
- a CDS encoding ABC transporter ATP-binding protein, which encodes MIQLNGVTKTYKIGDETLHALNNISLAIKEGEFVAITGPSGSGKSTLANIIGGLDNPDSGTVMVEGEDLSQVNDKHLSEYRNKHIGFVFQSFNLQPNYTATENVMMPLVFGRVGKRTRYERAVTCLKMVGLGDRLRHLPSQLSGGQRQRVSIARALANEPSIIIADEPTGNLDSSRGEEILALLKNLNEKGKTLIIITHDQSIAKQADRVITIHDGKMTERAN